From one Verrucomicrobiia bacterium genomic stretch:
- the rfbH gene encoding lipopolysaccharide biosynthesis protein RfbH, protein MPTPAELKAEILRLTREYSAMVHRANRPGAENANEFTPGKTTIPYAGRVFTEDEVEAAVGSTLDFWLTLGPEGEAFEKELASYLGVKHSLLVNSGSSANLVAFSALTSHKLPPHKRILPGDEVITVAAGFPTTVAPIVQYGAIPVFMDNDPATGNAQVDQLERAYSPGKTKAVMMAHTLGNPFDLGAVLEFCRKHDLWLIEDNCDALGCTYSMPIERAKALGITSNSPGIPENGTHITRYTGTWGDISTQSFYPPHHLTMGEGGAVNIVSRPPLKTYAESFRDWGRDCWCASGKDNTCNKRFDWQLGELPKGYDHKYIYSHLGYNLKPLDPQAAIGRQQLKKLAAFVEARKTNWEHLRAGLADLSEFFDFSLPTHATGWTSQGFTWDNTGCRTDCSWFGFMIRVKPGAPFTHTELGRHLDSQKIGNRMLFGGNLLRQPVFVQLKKDRPSAFRTIGELPGADQIMNQAIFLGTYPGLSKAMLDHMVKVIRDYCHSRK, encoded by the coding sequence ATGCCAACCCCTGCTGAGTTAAAAGCTGAGATATTACGCCTCACCCGCGAATACTCCGCCATGGTCCATCGCGCGAACCGTCCCGGCGCTGAAAACGCCAACGAGTTCACTCCCGGAAAAACCACCATCCCCTACGCAGGCCGCGTCTTCACGGAAGACGAAGTGGAAGCCGCTGTCGGCAGCACGTTGGATTTCTGGCTGACCTTGGGACCGGAAGGCGAAGCCTTTGAAAAAGAACTCGCCTCTTATCTGGGCGTCAAACACTCGCTGCTCGTCAACTCCGGTTCTTCAGCGAATCTGGTAGCATTTTCTGCTCTAACCAGCCACAAGCTACCGCCGCATAAGCGTATCCTGCCCGGTGATGAAGTCATTACCGTAGCCGCAGGATTCCCGACCACCGTCGCTCCTATCGTCCAATACGGTGCCATCCCCGTGTTCATGGATAACGATCCGGCTACGGGCAACGCGCAGGTGGATCAGTTGGAACGCGCCTACAGCCCCGGCAAAACGAAAGCGGTCATGATGGCCCACACCTTGGGCAATCCTTTTGATCTCGGTGCCGTCCTCGAATTCTGCCGCAAACATGATCTGTGGTTGATCGAGGATAATTGCGATGCCCTCGGCTGCACCTACTCCATGCCGATCGAACGCGCCAAAGCTCTCGGCATCACCAGCAATTCTCCCGGCATCCCGGAAAACGGCACGCACATCACCCGCTACACCGGCACTTGGGGTGACATCTCGACACAATCTTTTTATCCCCCGCACCACCTCACCATGGGTGAAGGTGGCGCCGTGAACATCGTCTCCCGTCCTCCTCTGAAAACTTATGCCGAGAGCTTTCGTGATTGGGGTCGCGACTGCTGGTGCGCCAGCGGCAAAGACAATACCTGCAACAAGCGTTTCGACTGGCAGCTCGGCGAACTGCCCAAAGGCTACGACCACAAATATATCTACAGCCACCTCGGCTACAATTTGAAGCCGCTAGACCCGCAGGCTGCCATCGGGCGTCAGCAATTGAAGAAACTCGCCGCCTTTGTCGAGGCGCGCAAAACGAATTGGGAACACCTCCGCGCTGGATTGGCGGACTTGTCAGAGTTTTTCGATTTCTCGCTGCCTACTCACGCCACCGGCTGGACGTCGCAAGGTTTCACTTGGGATAACACCGGCTGCCGCACAGATTGCTCGTGGTTCGGCTTCATGATCCGCGTCAAGCCCGGCGCGCCTTTCACGCACACGGAATTAGGCCGTCATCTCGATTCACAAAAGATCGGCAACCGCATGCTCTTTGGCGGCAATCTGCTTCGCCAGCCCGTTTTCGTGCAGTTGAAGAAAGACCGGCCCAGTGCTTTCCGCACCATCGGAGAACTCCCCGGTGCTGATCAGATCATGAACCAAGCCATCTTCCTGGGCACTTACCCGGGCCTGTCCAAGGCCATGCTGGATCACATGGTCAAAGTCATTCGCGATTACTGCCATAGCCGTAAATGA
- a CDS encoding polysaccharide biosynthesis/export family protein has product MKLNYRYALSLFAGLVLATNVTAQSQNASDKVDGWRKAREEYLSQLRAKEQVGGRLDGLQKELDRLSDRRVFLERESTYVRSKSDTAAKQLQLANSNQVATEIEKWQKEASAWAERVKAVETETAQIDAQIEAKLGELRKLASEGGSKVLTTGEPIQIFVVEDESFNSVYQIREGGYIVLPRIGRVQVAGKDLPDAEKTIKEALEASQLRQATVMVERTVETYSAGSANVVYLAGEFKQTGPLLLPAGYSPTITTIFIRSGGTKDSGDLTRVKLLRLAEGKSLVEEVNVQAILDGAGLTPDVSVQPGDIVVVPAFANRVYVTGNVKSAGIVQLPIDEELTAYAAILRSGGFARFAKKSGVYVLRNGGNGEKFRIPVSIKSVQSGKQPDVVLQSNDIIVVPESFFSF; this is encoded by the coding sequence ATGAAACTAAATTATCGCTACGCGCTTAGTTTGTTTGCCGGACTTGTTCTTGCGACAAACGTTACTGCGCAATCTCAAAATGCATCTGACAAGGTCGATGGATGGCGTAAGGCTCGCGAGGAGTATTTGAGCCAGTTGCGCGCCAAGGAGCAGGTGGGTGGACGTCTGGACGGTCTCCAGAAGGAGCTTGATCGCCTGTCTGATCGCCGCGTGTTTTTGGAGCGCGAGTCTACTTATGTCCGTTCCAAGTCTGATACTGCTGCCAAGCAGTTGCAGCTTGCCAATTCCAACCAGGTTGCCACGGAGATTGAGAAGTGGCAGAAGGAAGCCTCAGCTTGGGCTGAGCGTGTGAAGGCTGTGGAAACTGAGACAGCGCAAATCGATGCGCAGATCGAAGCTAAGTTGGGCGAGTTGCGCAAGCTGGCCTCTGAGGGTGGTTCCAAGGTTTTGACCACGGGTGAGCCGATCCAGATCTTTGTGGTGGAAGACGAGTCGTTCAACAGTGTTTATCAAATCCGTGAGGGTGGATACATTGTTCTTCCTCGTATCGGTCGCGTGCAGGTTGCTGGTAAGGACTTGCCGGACGCCGAGAAGACGATCAAGGAAGCTCTGGAAGCTTCGCAGTTGCGTCAGGCCACGGTGATGGTTGAGCGCACGGTTGAGACTTACTCGGCTGGTTCCGCGAACGTGGTGTATCTGGCTGGTGAATTCAAGCAGACTGGTCCTTTGTTGTTGCCTGCCGGTTATTCACCGACAATCACGACCATCTTCATCCGTTCGGGTGGTACAAAGGATTCCGGTGATTTGACCCGTGTGAAACTTCTCCGCCTTGCGGAAGGCAAGAGCTTGGTGGAAGAAGTCAATGTGCAAGCGATTTTGGATGGTGCTGGCTTGACGCCGGATGTGTCCGTGCAGCCGGGTGATATCGTGGTGGTGCCGGCCTTCGCCAACCGCGTGTATGTGACGGGTAACGTCAAGAGCGCTGGTATCGTGCAGTTGCCGATTGATGAGGAGTTGACGGCCTATGCGGCGATTCTCCGCAGTGGTGGTTTTGCCCGCTTCGCCAAGAAGAGTGGTGTGTATGTGCTTCGCAATGGTGGTAACGGTGAAAAATTCCGCATCCCTGTGAGCATCAAGAGTGTGCAATCTGGCAAACAACCTGATGTGGTGCTGCAAAGCAATGACATCATCGTGGTGCCCGAGAGCTTCTTTAGCTTCTAA
- a CDS encoding NAD-dependent epimerase/dehydratase family protein, with product MSNPLAKDLDHVMHHTQGLWEELRGQRIFITGGTGFFGCWLLESFAWANDTLKLDAHAVVLSRNPQALAAKAPHLLNHPAISFVTGDIRDFEFPAGNFSHVIHAATEASAKLNAEQPLLMLETIVDGTQRALEFARHAGAKKFLLTSSGAVYGPQPKDLTHVPESYTGAPDTMNALSAYGEGKRLSEHLSVLHGRQYGFEVKVARCFAFVGPYLPLDSHYAIGNFLRNALAGEKIHILGDGTPMRSYLYAADLAIWLWTILFRGEAFQAYNVGAENDLSIGELARKIQNQFSPGSPVVIAGQPRAGSLPERYVPATGKARSQLHLNAETSLDDALQRTVAWIKRN from the coding sequence ATGAGCAACCCGCTGGCCAAAGATCTGGATCATGTAATGCACCACACCCAAGGGTTGTGGGAGGAGCTGCGTGGCCAGCGTATTTTCATCACCGGAGGAACCGGCTTCTTTGGCTGCTGGTTATTGGAAAGTTTTGCGTGGGCGAATGACACCCTGAAGCTCGACGCCCATGCCGTAGTGCTCAGTCGCAATCCGCAGGCACTGGCTGCCAAAGCTCCGCATCTGCTGAACCATCCGGCGATCTCTTTTGTCACGGGAGATATTCGGGACTTTGAATTTCCCGCCGGAAATTTCTCCCACGTCATCCACGCGGCCACCGAAGCCAGTGCCAAGCTGAATGCTGAACAGCCTTTGCTGATGTTGGAAACGATTGTGGATGGCACGCAACGGGCTTTGGAATTTGCCCGCCATGCAGGTGCTAAAAAATTTCTCCTGACCAGTTCCGGGGCAGTCTATGGACCACAACCCAAAGACCTCACCCACGTTCCCGAAAGCTATACCGGCGCTCCTGACACCATGAACGCCCTCTCCGCCTATGGAGAAGGCAAACGCCTGTCCGAACACTTGAGCGTGCTTCATGGGCGGCAATATGGCTTCGAAGTCAAAGTAGCCCGCTGTTTCGCTTTCGTGGGTCCTTACCTGCCCTTGGATTCTCACTACGCCATCGGCAACTTCTTGAGAAACGCGTTGGCGGGTGAAAAAATCCATATCCTCGGTGATGGCACGCCGATGCGCTCTTACCTCTACGCAGCGGATCTTGCCATTTGGCTTTGGACCATCCTGTTTCGTGGCGAGGCTTTCCAAGCGTATAATGTAGGTGCGGAAAACGATCTCTCCATCGGTGAACTGGCGCGAAAGATACAAAACCAGTTCTCTCCCGGTTCACCGGTCGTCATCGCCGGCCAGCCTCGGGCTGGCAGCTTGCCGGAGCGTTACGTGCCCGCCACTGGCAAAGCCCGGTCACAACTACATTTGAATGCGGAAACAAGTCTGGATGATGCGCTGCAACGGACTGTGGCATGGATAAAACGGAATTGA
- a CDS encoding ABC transporter permease, translated as MPASSPNASAIERVIRPRSGLAAIDMAELWRYRELFWQLAWRNVLIRYKQTLLGVAWAVLQPLLTVAIGAVVFGRLANLPSNGVPYVLLTFAALLPWQYFSNAMTESSNSLIASQNMITKVYFPRLIIPGSAVMSGMIDFLISLVLLFLLMLYHQTALTPRLLLLPFFFLYTTMAAMAVGMWLSALNVKYRDVKHVVPFLTRMGLYVTPVFFSISLIPQKWLMLAYTLNPMVGAVEGFRWCILGEQFEPYWPGMTASVAVVGLLLITGAYYFRTTEKTFADVI; from the coding sequence ATGCCCGCATCCTCCCCCAACGCCTCCGCCATTGAGCGAGTTATCCGTCCCCGCAGCGGTTTGGCCGCCATTGATATGGCGGAACTCTGGCGCTATCGCGAATTATTCTGGCAACTTGCATGGCGCAATGTGCTTATCCGTTATAAGCAGACTCTTTTGGGTGTGGCTTGGGCCGTGTTGCAACCCCTTCTGACTGTGGCAATTGGCGCAGTCGTCTTTGGACGTCTTGCCAATTTACCCAGTAATGGCGTGCCTTACGTTTTACTCACCTTCGCCGCCTTGCTTCCTTGGCAATATTTCTCCAATGCCATGACGGAAAGCAGCAATTCCTTGATCGCTTCGCAGAACATGATCACCAAGGTCTATTTTCCCCGCCTTATCATTCCCGGAAGCGCGGTCATGAGTGGCATGATCGATTTTCTTATCTCCCTCGTTCTCTTGTTCTTGCTGATGTTGTATCATCAAACAGCACTTACTCCGCGCTTGCTGCTTTTGCCTTTCTTTTTCCTCTACACCACCATGGCAGCCATGGCCGTCGGCATGTGGCTGAGCGCTTTGAATGTCAAATATAGGGATGTGAAACACGTAGTCCCCTTCCTTACCCGCATGGGCCTTTATGTGACGCCCGTGTTTTTCAGCATCAGCCTTATTCCCCAGAAATGGCTTATGCTTGCTTACACACTCAATCCCATGGTGGGCGCTGTGGAAGGCTTCCGTTGGTGCATTCTGGGTGAACAATTTGAGCCGTATTGGCCTGGTATGACTGCCAGCGTGGCAGTTGTGGGACTACTGCTGATCACGGGTGCTTATTACTTCCGCACCACGGAGAAAACCTTTGCTGACGTTATTTAA
- the dmpG gene encoding 4-hydroxy-2-oxovalerate aldolase, whose protein sequence is MTAKPDITVCDATLRDGSHAYSHKITLEQVRAYATAAEAAGFSFLEVGHGNGLGASSLQVGESLVPEGDMLRAAKACLNNTKLSVHVIPGFATIKREIVNALDCGVDLFRIGCHCTEADITQRHISYVRSVGRETWGVLMMSHMVTADVLLEEAKKMQSYGAQGIVLMDSAGAYFPTAVTEKVGLLVEKLEVPVGFHAHDNLGLSIANSLAALEAGARIIDGTAKGFGAGAGNAPLELLAAVLKQQDYPVRLDLYKALDAAEIAAKLFAGSLPDSNAITIVSGLAGVFSGFAKPVQRAATQLGVDPRDVFFELGRRKVVGGQEDLILEVASELAQKKIAPK, encoded by the coding sequence ATGACCGCCAAACCCGACATCACAGTCTGCGATGCCACCCTGCGTGATGGCTCCCATGCTTACAGCCACAAGATCACGCTGGAGCAAGTGCGCGCCTATGCGACAGCCGCAGAAGCCGCCGGTTTTTCCTTTCTCGAAGTCGGCCACGGCAACGGCCTCGGAGCTTCTTCATTGCAAGTAGGCGAAAGCCTCGTCCCCGAAGGCGACATGCTTCGTGCAGCCAAAGCGTGCCTCAACAATACCAAGCTCAGCGTCCATGTGATTCCCGGTTTCGCCACCATCAAGCGCGAGATCGTCAATGCCTTGGACTGCGGCGTGGATTTGTTCCGCATCGGTTGTCATTGCACGGAAGCGGACATCACCCAGCGTCACATCAGCTACGTCCGCTCCGTCGGTCGCGAGACATGGGGCGTGCTCATGATGAGCCACATGGTCACAGCCGATGTGCTGCTTGAAGAAGCCAAGAAAATGCAGAGCTATGGGGCTCAAGGCATCGTGCTCATGGATTCCGCCGGAGCATACTTCCCCACTGCGGTGACCGAGAAAGTTGGTTTGCTCGTCGAGAAACTGGAAGTGCCCGTGGGTTTCCACGCGCACGACAATCTGGGCCTGTCCATCGCCAACTCACTTGCGGCCCTAGAAGCAGGCGCACGCATCATCGATGGCACCGCCAAAGGCTTCGGCGCGGGTGCAGGTAATGCTCCGCTGGAGCTTCTCGCCGCGGTGCTTAAGCAGCAGGACTATCCCGTACGTCTGGACCTCTACAAGGCCCTCGACGCCGCCGAGATCGCCGCAAAGCTCTTCGCTGGCTCTTTGCCCGATTCTAACGCCATCACCATCGTCAGCGGTTTGGCGGGCGTGTTCTCCGGCTTTGCGAAACCTGTTCAGCGCGCCGCCACGCAATTAGGTGTCGACCCACGTGACGTCTTCTTTGAATTAGGGCGGCGAAAAGTGGTCGGCGGCCAGGAAGATCTGATTCTGGAAGTCGCCTCTGAACTCGCCCAAAAGAAAATTGCGCCCAAGTAA
- the rfbF gene encoding glucose-1-phosphate cytidylyltransferase, with protein sequence MKVVILCGGKGTRLREETEYRPKPMVPIGNRPILWHIMKTYAVQGHKEFILCLGYKGDMIKDYFRNYHWNTCDVTLQLGRNPAIQYHDRHGEEDWSVTLADTGQESMTAFRVRQIQKYLAPGEPFLLTYGDGVSNIDVNASIQCHQKSGKHLTITAVHPAGRFGAMQIADDGSIHSFAEKPQMEDAYINGGFMVCQHDVFKYLPDDPNVMLERQPIADLVKDRQLNSYKHDGFWQPMDTYQENQYLNSLWNSGKAPWKTW encoded by the coding sequence ATGAAAGTAGTCATCCTCTGCGGTGGTAAAGGCACCCGTCTCCGTGAAGAGACGGAATACCGCCCCAAGCCCATGGTGCCCATCGGCAATCGTCCGATCCTCTGGCACATCATGAAGACCTACGCCGTGCAAGGGCACAAGGAGTTCATCCTTTGCCTCGGCTACAAAGGCGACATGATCAAAGACTATTTCCGTAATTATCATTGGAACACCTGCGATGTCACCCTCCAGCTCGGACGCAATCCGGCCATCCAATATCACGACCGCCACGGTGAAGAAGACTGGAGTGTGACCTTGGCTGATACCGGCCAAGAGTCCATGACTGCTTTCCGCGTGCGCCAGATTCAAAAATATCTCGCCCCCGGCGAACCATTTCTCCTCACGTACGGCGACGGAGTATCGAACATCGATGTCAATGCTTCGATCCAGTGCCATCAGAAATCAGGCAAGCATCTGACCATCACCGCCGTTCATCCTGCCGGACGCTTCGGTGCGATGCAGATCGCCGATGATGGCAGCATCCATAGCTTCGCGGAAAAACCGCAGATGGAAGACGCGTATATCAATGGCGGCTTCATGGTTTGCCAGCACGACGTGTTCAAGTATCTGCCTGACGATCCCAATGTCATGCTGGAGCGTCAGCCGATCGCAGATTTGGTAAAAGACCGTCAGCTCAACAGCTACAAGCATGATGGCTTCTGGCAGCCGATGGATACTTATCAAGAAAACCAATACCTGAACTCTCTCTGGAACAGCGGCAAAGCTCCTTGGAAAACCTGGTGA
- a CDS encoding acetaldehyde dehydrogenase (acetylating) has translation MAKLPIAILGTGNIGTDLLLKVLRSPLLECRVFAGRNLSSPGMTKASMLNVPVSAKGIDSILDLKKEIALVFDATSAEHHYKNAPLFQEAGIVAVDLTPAKVGRMCVPAVNLNECLNEPNVNMVTCGGQASIPLACAIASANQSVEYIETVSSIASRSAGPATRINLDEYLMTTESGIQMFSSCNHTKAILNLNPASPCVHMQTTVMAKISKPDLAATRQKVSEMVALIRQYVPGYQLILDPIIEGNRLITMVRVDGLGDYLPKYAGNLDIINCAAIAFAEAYSQRKLS, from the coding sequence ATGGCCAAACTGCCCATCGCGATCTTAGGAACCGGCAATATCGGCACGGACCTGCTGTTGAAGGTGCTGCGCTCTCCCCTGCTGGAATGTCGCGTCTTCGCCGGTCGCAACCTCTCCTCTCCCGGCATGACCAAGGCCAGCATGCTGAACGTTCCTGTCTCTGCCAAAGGCATCGACAGCATCCTCGATCTCAAAAAAGAGATCGCCTTGGTATTCGATGCCACCAGCGCAGAACATCATTACAAAAACGCACCGCTCTTTCAGGAAGCAGGCATCGTAGCCGTCGATCTGACTCCCGCCAAAGTAGGTCGCATGTGCGTTCCGGCCGTGAATCTCAACGAGTGTCTGAACGAGCCGAATGTGAACATGGTGACCTGTGGCGGTCAGGCTTCGATCCCTCTCGCCTGCGCCATCGCCAGTGCGAACCAGAGCGTGGAATATATCGAGACCGTCTCCAGCATCGCCTCACGGAGTGCCGGTCCAGCCACCCGTATCAATCTGGACGAATATCTGATGACCACCGAATCGGGCATACAGATGTTCTCCTCCTGCAATCACACCAAGGCCATCTTAAATCTTAATCCCGCCAGCCCGTGCGTGCATATGCAGACCACGGTGATGGCGAAAATATCCAAGCCTGACTTGGCCGCTACGCGCCAGAAGGTTTCGGAAATGGTGGCATTGATCCGTCAATACGTCCCCGGTTACCAACTGATCCTCGACCCGATCATCGAAGGAAACCGTTTGATAACGATGGTCAGGGTGGATGGTTTGGGCGATTATCTTCCGAAATACGCAGGCAATCTGGATATCATCAACTGTGCTGCCATCGCTTTTGCCGAAGCGTACTCACAAAGAAAACTTTCCTGA
- the rfbG gene encoding CDP-glucose 4,6-dehydratase, producing the protein MENLVMFGSIYNGKKVWLSGHTGFKGSWMAEWLLSQGAIVHGYSLAPDAGPALFNQLQLAGRLENEINDIRDAAAVKKSIFETQPDFVFHLAAQPLVRYSYDAPVDTYEVNVMGTVNVLESLRHLGKSCAAVFITTDKCYENREWVHGYREEDALGGFDPYSSSKAAAELAISSWRRSFFVNHPVKIASARAGNVIGGGDWAKDRIIPDCVRSLQKGEAIPVRNKVATRPWQHVLEPLSGYLWLGALLANPQLGRFDGSYYSSAFNFGPTNSSNQNVKSLVEELLKHWPGTWTDKSDPKAAHEAKLLHLTTDKAHGLLGWQPVWNFSETVARTAQWYRTVTESNNSNSARELTLAQIQNYAQQAAERQIEWAKS; encoded by the coding sequence TTGGAAAACCTGGTGATGTTCGGCTCCATCTATAACGGTAAAAAAGTCTGGCTCTCCGGCCATACAGGATTCAAAGGTTCCTGGATGGCTGAATGGCTGTTGTCACAGGGTGCTATTGTGCATGGCTACTCCCTCGCGCCTGACGCGGGCCCTGCCCTCTTCAATCAGCTGCAACTCGCTGGCCGGTTGGAGAACGAGATCAACGACATCCGCGATGCTGCTGCCGTTAAGAAATCCATATTCGAAACGCAGCCGGATTTCGTGTTCCACTTAGCCGCACAGCCACTGGTCCGTTATTCCTATGACGCCCCGGTGGATACCTACGAAGTGAATGTGATGGGCACTGTCAATGTGCTCGAATCGCTTCGTCACTTGGGCAAGTCCTGTGCCGCCGTCTTCATCACCACGGATAAATGCTACGAGAATCGTGAATGGGTCCATGGCTATCGCGAAGAAGATGCCTTGGGTGGATTCGATCCCTACAGCTCCAGCAAAGCTGCTGCTGAACTGGCCATCAGTTCTTGGCGTCGTTCTTTCTTCGTCAATCATCCGGTGAAGATCGCCAGCGCGCGCGCGGGGAATGTCATCGGTGGTGGAGATTGGGCCAAGGACCGTATCATCCCTGACTGCGTCCGTTCTCTGCAAAAGGGTGAAGCCATCCCTGTCCGCAACAAAGTGGCCACGCGTCCCTGGCAACATGTGCTGGAACCTTTGAGCGGTTACCTGTGGCTCGGCGCATTGCTGGCGAATCCGCAGTTGGGCCGCTTCGACGGTTCATACTATTCTTCCGCTTTTAATTTCGGCCCCACCAACAGCTCCAACCAGAATGTTAAATCACTGGTGGAAGAATTGTTGAAGCATTGGCCCGGCACCTGGACGGACAAGAGCGATCCCAAAGCCGCGCACGAAGCCAAGTTGCTGCATCTGACCACGGACAAGGCGCATGGCCTGTTGGGCTGGCAACCGGTGTGGAACTTCTCTGAAACCGTCGCCCGTACCGCCCAGTGGTATCGCACCGTCACCGAATCTAACAACTCGAATAGTGCCCGGGAACTGACTCTCGCCCAGATCCAAAACTACGCTCAGCAAGCCGCTGAGCGCCAGATCGAGTGGGCCAAATCTTAA
- a CDS encoding ABC transporter ATP-binding protein, with product MSHPIISVRNIGKRYELGETIRHDTLRDRLAYTAKKFLGGSGAQNGQPSTSPAEFWALRDVSFDINPGEVVGIIGRNGAGKSTLLKILSQITEPTTGEIRLRGRIASLLEVGTGFHPELTGRENVFLNGAILGMSQAEIKKKFDEIVAFAEIEKFLDTPVKRYSSGMYVRLAFAVAAHLDPEILIVDEVLAVGDVRFQEKCLGKMQNVANNEGRTVLFVSHQLASLSKLCTRGIVMSAGQVSMDGTVSKAIEHYISGLGNREGEMKWKDLEKAPGNHIAKITAVRLLSDEKITSEVKTGSETVVEIDYVCQTGNEAVSCSIHLLDNLGSCILATGNMPSVNTIEDVWANKNLPIGTYRTRCVIPANFLNECSYGISAFLVHNNSKILAKAENVLSFIAHDSGEMRKEYSGPWIGSIRPKMAWSTEVLSH from the coding sequence ATGAGCCATCCAATCATCAGCGTTCGTAATATCGGCAAGCGTTACGAACTCGGCGAAACCATTCGTCATGACACTCTACGCGACCGACTGGCGTATACGGCCAAGAAATTCTTGGGCGGGTCAGGAGCCCAAAATGGGCAACCCTCAACTTCTCCTGCCGAATTTTGGGCATTGCGTGATGTTTCTTTCGATATCAATCCCGGCGAAGTCGTCGGCATCATCGGTCGCAATGGCGCTGGCAAATCCACGTTGCTGAAGATTCTCAGCCAGATCACCGAACCCACCACTGGCGAGATTCGCCTCCGCGGTCGCATCGCCAGCTTGCTGGAAGTCGGCACCGGTTTTCATCCCGAACTTACCGGACGCGAGAATGTTTTCCTGAACGGTGCCATTCTCGGTATGAGCCAGGCTGAGATCAAAAAGAAGTTCGATGAAATCGTCGCATTCGCCGAGATCGAGAAGTTCCTCGATACTCCGGTCAAACGCTACTCCAGCGGCATGTATGTGCGTCTGGCCTTTGCAGTGGCTGCTCACCTTGATCCCGAAATCTTGATCGTAGATGAAGTGCTCGCAGTAGGTGATGTGCGTTTCCAGGAGAAGTGCCTCGGAAAAATGCAGAACGTGGCTAACAACGAGGGCCGCACGGTCCTGTTCGTCTCTCATCAACTAGCCAGCTTGAGCAAACTTTGCACGCGCGGCATCGTGATGAGCGCAGGCCAAGTCTCCATGGACGGCACCGTTTCCAAAGCGATCGAGCATTACATCTCCGGACTCGGTAATCGCGAAGGAGAAATGAAGTGGAAAGACTTGGAGAAAGCTCCAGGAAATCACATCGCCAAAATCACCGCCGTACGTTTGCTCAGCGATGAAAAGATCACCAGCGAAGTGAAGACCGGCAGCGAGACAGTCGTGGAGATTGACTACGTCTGTCAGACTGGCAATGAAGCTGTTTCCTGCAGCATCCACCTGCTGGACAATCTCGGCTCTTGCATCCTCGCGACCGGCAACATGCCTTCGGTGAACACCATTGAAGATGTTTGGGCTAATAAGAATCTGCCCATCGGCACTTACCGCACCCGCTGCGTCATCCCGGCGAATTTCCTAAATGAATGCAGCTACGGCATCAGCGCATTTCTCGTGCATAACAATTCCAAGATCCTGGCAAAGGCCGAGAACGTGCTGAGCTTCATCGCCCATGATAGCGGCGAGATGCGCAAAGAATATTCCGGCCCTTGGATCGGTTCCATCCGTCCTAAGATGGCCTGGTCCACCGAAGTTTTGAGCCACTAA